The genomic stretch TTAAAATTGTGCCTCATCCCGTACCTGTCTGTCGAACTCCTCAGAACGGCTTTCGTCTAGGGGCAGTGGCTTCAGGGAGTCTGACACGTAAACCATCCTCGGTATAACCTCCTGAACCACGAATCCCCTACAATTGCCAGTTATTCATGTTttaattagttatttaatatatagtaGCTAGTCCATATGCTAATGTGTACCTTTTAGGGTCTAGGTCGTAGGATTCTGCTAGCGGGTCATCGAACTTCAATATTTCGTTAATTTTGGGATCTATTCGCCGCCAGTACTTCATTCTCAACTCCTTGTGCAGCTGTTTGGAGAACTCGGACCTTCTTTTGCGCTCATCTCTGCTAATTCTGTTTTTAACCTTTATTCTCCTCAAGTATGGGCGCGGCGGACTGAACGCTAGGCCAGATTCCACTGCTAGACCCAAACACCGTATCACATTAAAGTCACAGAAAATAGTTAAAGTTGCTATGACTACAcctatatacatatatacactaaATGCCTTGCCACTGccacacatatacacatacgACCAACAaattactaattttaaacatcGATTCCAATTTTACCAAATTATATGACGACGGACATTACATAGCGTCTCCGGGCATTCCTAAATATCATTGAGCGGGCACAACCCCGTACCTTTCACTTGTGCGTAGTGGTAATGTATTTCGTTAACGTCTTTACGGTCAATCAACTTAGTCCATCCGTCCTTGTGCACGTGGTATACTAAAAATCACGTCAATTTCCTcaaggataaaatatataaggtCATTATGCGTGGTACCACTTACGGTTAACAACTCCTCCCGAGTACCCGTCCCTGTGCGCTGCCTGATATATTGCTCTCGATCCCAGCTCTACAGCTTCCTGGAGCGTCATATTCCTACGCGCAATCGGTCAATCTACTGCGCCCTTTCAACTACTTACGATCTGTATCCCTCGTCAATGACTCCGTATGCGAACATGGACCCTGAGCCAACGCTGAACAGCCTTCCCTTCATCCTCTCTCCATCATTACTGACGTAGTATAGGCCAGGCCCCTATGAGGATTTATGTTCACACCCCCGttaaaaactaaatatCCCTGAACTTACGTTTAAATCGTAGCCTGCAATCATCGTTCCCGCTGAGAGCCCGTACCCCTTAAAGTAGTAGAATATGTTAGCCAGGATCTGCGAGGCGGCGCCCACTGAAATCCTCGACTAGGGAAGCGATTATCAAGGTCATTGTTTGGACGTACCTGATTTCTCAGTTCGTGGAGTCTGCACAGCTTCGCCAGGTGCCTCTCCCAGTACGAGCAGTCTGCCGCTCCTCCTGCCATCGTCCCCAGCAGGTACGAGTTGATCTCTATCACCTTGCTCACGTTCTGCGTCGACACTATTGGTCCCATGGAGGCTCTGCTGTCCACTGCGAGAATGACTCCGTGGTCGAACACGAATCCCAGCGTTGTCGTTCCCTTGTGGAAATTATTAGGGTTCTGTGTGTGCTGTGCCATGTACTTATTCAACATGTTCACCTAAACCAGTCATTAGCAATCAAACCCCAATCGTTTCACGTATTTCCAGGTAGCACACACAATTAATCATATGTAACTCATAGCTAATGCCAATACCTCCTTAATTGGGTACATCTTGAACCCCCGTCTCAGAAAATCCGTGGCGTTGCCTGAACTCGTAAGAACGTCGCTATTTTCAATCACACTAGTTTCTTCCATCATTTTTGCAAAAGGAATCACCTAGTTTCAATCTTATTTTTCGGTTTTCAAAGTTCAAAGTGTAATAAGCGTcgttaatgtttaaaatgacCCAAACGACGAACCAAACTATAAATCACTTAAAGGGTCAATCTGAAACACCcatcaatttatttatattaaacttCACTATAAATTACTATAAATACGAAGTTACGATTACGTATTGATGCGAACATAAACTGTTTGTACGCCCAACGAGGGCGCAGGTGTGGAATTCCATATACATACAAGTATTCTCATCAAATCAacaaacattaattttaagatATAAGCTCGCTTAGTATTTCCGAGAAGTCGTCATGCTTTGTGTACCCTAATACTTCATTGTTATTCGGCATTTATTGGTTTCGCACTTACCCTTTTTGCTGAATATTTCATTGAGGGTGTATCCGTTGTTTCGATTCAGCTCACTCATGTGCTTCATCACGATCATATTCTTTATTCTGTTGAACAGGTCTTCCTCGTAGACACTAAAATTCCACGTCCAACTTACACATTGCCAACTTACTTGAATTTACTGTAGGAATCCAGCACCTTTATCAGGACGTTCAGGTCGTGGGTGTCCTCTTCCAAGAGCTCCACTATTACGCATGACCaatttttcatcaaatcCCTTATTTCCGCCAATAACTCGTTGTTCTCTTCGTTTTTAATCTCGTTAAAGTCGTTGACGTTGCTTATGCTGCAGTAGAGCTTCGTGATTGCCACTAGTGTATTATTCATTTCCACCAAGTTTGCATCCATTTTGGGCTCTCCTAACTGCTTCACTGCCTTCAACAGCTCCTCGTATTCCAATTTAAGGGACCATTTTGAGAGCGATATTAATAAGTGCGATATGCTTGACATTGTGAACCCGTCGATTATGTTCAAACACCTCCTCTTTACTGCTTCCACCATTTCGTCGACGATATTCCTATTCTCTATGTTCGTTTGCACAAGCGTGTAGTTGATACTTCCCAGGATATGGAGTGTCGTCGTCAGTTCCTTCTGTCCCGAGTACTTTATCTTATTCATCATCTCATTTTTACAATGACTCTGAACTCTGTTCGAGttgttttcaaatattatatatccGTTTAATATCCTTATCAGttcatatatattacacaagTTCAGCCGATCCACTACGTTTTCTAAATCAAAAATCAATCAGCTGCGACTCTGTATAGGTAGCTATCCATatctattttgtttttatcgACTAACTTGACATTAGGTTGAACAACTGCTCATTATAGTATCCCAGAGTCACGAACGAGTTAATCAGCACACTTAACTCCTGCGATGTGAAATTGAAGTTATGGTACATCTTAACCAGGTGCTTACAAATACTATCCAGAAACTCCTTATCTGAGTCCTAATATTCACGTTTACTCGCCTAAAACTTACTCCATATTTGGAAATTGCATTTATTatcatacacatttccACCGATGTCGTAAATTCATACATTCTTCCCTTTACTTCTGACTTCAGTACTCCGTAAAGTTCCGGAGATAACAATTTCCCCTTAGAATATGCCGATAAAACCATAGATATATGCACCTGAAcgtaaatatattcacaTTATCGGCTCTTACTGAGGTAAAAAAGGCAAcgtttttaattatttgtggAATGAGGCAGTTAAACAATTCCGAGTCATAGAATCTAGCTCTTGATAGGCTGTTCAACAGTAGTGCTATATCAATTGGCTTAAAATCCTTGTATACCTAAGCAGCTGTTTAATTCCTAATACCTACTTCTTTCGATTTCGACAGAATCATCTCCCATTTGACAGGATTAAAATCCAAATTCCTTGCCAGCTTATTTGCATAGTGTGAAATATTATCGTacttttgtttttcagctaaaaaataattatttaacgATGGAAAATCATCAAAATTcaatacaataaaacagAACATATAAGTACCTCTATCGAATGGCTTCTTCATGCGTTCCCTTGAGACACATTTAtcatatgaataaaatgtagtCACATAGCAGAATTTAtcgtaaatatatttattttgaacAGGAATACTCctacaaatatatttagGGAACATACTATTAACATAAACGTAATTAATAGCCATATTCACacaacaaattatattataagaAGAGAAAATAACtgaagataaaatattatagaCTCCATTAAGATAAAATTGTGATGCAATACTATGTTACAAAACACACAGTAAATcacaaatgtgttaataaattaacatataaagtcataaacaaaaatacatttaataaaattttaaaattacttaTTGAATACGATCTTCTTTAAGGTCATATataacaatagtagtaCAAATGCGACAATAAGTCCAAGTGCCCACAGTGGTAGCTTAGAACcctaatattattaataaatacagTATCTTTTTGGCAATTTCGTCTAAATACTAGGTAGTTAAACCCACATAACCCTTGGCAATCCTGCTCATGTTGGATAAAGTCCCCTTTAGAGAAAGAGATGCCGAATCAAAAGTTTTcgactaaaaataatttaaattaaatacttTTCTCAAACTAACCAGAGAAGATAGGTGTGCCTTGGACTTCAACAGCtccttgtttatgtttgtaCTAATCTGggtataaattattattattcctttaaaatttacaacatATTCAAtctatttaataatatataattaatttacattttttaagcTGTCAACTTTACTCTCAAGGTCTACCATAAAGGTATCTTCAGTACCAATCTTAGATAGATCCGATACTTGAGATTGCGATGGATGTCTACTAGAATTATAATGGGACATGttgaaatatatattaatttcaattttatttaaaatacaatgaTTGAGTGTGccaaaatattgtatacaCAAACTCCAAGCCACGAACCAGGCTCAATGATAAGTAAAACATACAATGGAAGGATGAAATTTAAAGAATCTAAAGAGGTGAAATTATGAAACttgaaaatttattgaatcATCGGTTAGGGCAACAATGTATGTTGAATGATCCAGCACCATCACGAAATGGCACAGGCCCTAAAAAATCGTCAAaacttgttttaaaaaatagataaaatacgcaattaaataatttttacttctCTGGCTTATAGTAATAGGACCCCTCTTAACACCTTGAAcctaaattgtttatattagGACCTAAATACACACAGTTGTGTAAATTGATATATCCAAAGGCCATATCATGGTTTTAACGGCATATATATcaacaattaaataaaaataatgaatcTTACCCCTGATTCTATGTCAAATAAGCCATTTTTAACGTTTTCATATATCATTTCAGCGGTTGTTAAAAAAGCCTAAAACCAACTAAATCATAGGTAAACTTACTGCTTCGACATTATAATCTCCTTTTGCCGACGTTTCCATATATATCAAATCGTTTTGTTCGGCAAACTGCTTCCCTaattatgtgtaagttaTGTGTcatgttaatttatgtatctCGTACCTTCATGGTATTCTACTTCTCTAGTGGCAACATCTGTTTTATTTCCAATTAGTATAATTGTCATGGTAGGCGATCCGTGGTCCCTAACCTCCTCAAGCCATTTAGTCAAGTGATCAAATGTGGACCTCCTGTAATTACAGTAAATAAGCCAGTcacacaaacacacaataaaatactttaaattttatgtaaaatacctTGAAATATCAAAAACTAATAAGGCTCCGGCGGCACCACGGTAATAAGACCTTGTGATTGAACGAAACGATTCCTGACCGGCCGTGTCCCAAATTTGCAACTTTATTTGCTCTCCTTGTACAGTGATAAATCTTGTTCCAAATTCAACTCCAATTGTGAGATCATGATCAGGTTTAAATCGTTTGTCGGTGAATCTTAAAAGGAGGCAGCTTTTCCCAACTCCTAAAAAATAGATCAAATAATTCCGATAATAAATTTGGgaataattgtaatataattaggATAGAAGAATATTGATGAGGATTAAATAAGATAAACTAATAGGTACCAGTATCAccaattataatatatttgaacaaatatttatagtaTGACATCAGgtgaaattaataaaagtaaatgtgtaattggTTTTTTGAAgtagaatttaaaaaactacTGTGAAACACTTAATTAACGaaacataaacattaaacaCTTGGTGTAGATTATATCAAAGCTACAtgattataattatatttaaatcccaaataaagtattataaatatgcgcatattaatataacaaaaataaggCAAATAACCGagattatttatttatttactatcGTTTTAGCTACTTACATAATGGGGGTGtaacaataatttttaagtGAAATAAGTTATTATAAGTGATGATTTGAACGCACATACTAACAATCAATATATTCTGAACCATACATTATGGAGATATGAAGTTGGagagaataaataatgttaaatatataaatgtagttgaaagaaaataatgaataataaatcaaaaatgAACAAAACTCAATCAGCGAAAATttagaaattaaataaaacgtAACTTAAAGGTAATGAAgataatgttaaatatagtTGTAACGCCGAACTAAAATACTatagatataaaatttCAAGGAACAGAATATAAAGATTCCATActgatataaataagtttttTGACAACTGGCACATCTAATTTACTAGTGTGTAAGACCAAAATTTATTATGCCAAAATTAAGATTTAGtgatgttttattatttgacaTAACGCccaatattttatgcctatttattatattattttgattTCTAcatttatctatatataagttttattttttaatccaGACTGTATATTGTAATcataatttatcaaaaaatatactttcattttatcaagtttaaacattaaGTTCGAGAGCGTTTAAACACTAGATTAACctgatttaataaaaacagaGAGAATAGAGCGTCAGTACCAATGATTTGAGAGTTTAAGTGTGTTAGCTACAGAAATTAGCTAAAAAACGGTTTAATGAAAATCTATGTAGCgagaatttaatttaacaaacCAGTTCTCGTTAATCTAATTGTCATACATGATACatgtatattttcttttttagtatgtattattaaaatggtaGAGGCCGAGGACGCTACTAGTGATACCAACTTGAAGGATAACAATCACAGTATTAACAGTAATTACACAAACGCTTACAATAGCAGTGTTAAATCGAGTAACCCTGGCTCTGGAAATCATGACCCCGCATCTCTGCTATCGGAGAACGACTACGAgtctaataaaatttttgcAGGTGGCTTGTGCCGCACTACTACTGCGGAGCAGCTGAGGAGCTACTTTGAAAGTTTCGGGAAAGTAACTGAAACCGAGGTCGTTAAGGACAAGATTACGGGTCGAAGTCGCGGATTTGGGTTCGTCACGTTCGCATCAAACGACTCAGTGCAGCGCGTACTTAGCCAGGAACACACCGTCAATGACGTGCAGGTGGAAGTTAAGCTGGCAGTCCGGAAGGAAAAGTCCAAGATCCTGGCGCCTAAGTACGACCAGACCAAGCGCATATTCGTGGGCGGCATCGCCGAGAACGTCACAGAGTCGTACTTCAAGGACTACTTCGGACGCTACGGGCAAATATCCTCACACAACTTCCTCATGGACAAGAGGACGAACAAGCCCCGTGGCTACGGCTTCGTCATTTACGAGAACGTCGACGACGCCGAGAAGTCCATAGGCCAGCACCCCTCGCTGGGTAAGTTCTGCGAGGCGAAGTTCGCGCAGCCCAAGGCGGATGACAAGTTCCAGACTAATTTTCAAAACTTCGACTACTCGGCGTACTACTACGCGCAGGCGAACCTTTTATATTCTCAGTATTTATCTCAGATGTATAACGGATACGGCTCCGACGCGCTCTCGGCGAAGCATTCGAGTGACCGGCCTAGCGAGGACTCCGGCGGCAGGCGTAGGCGTTCGCGCGGTTCCAGCTTGGAGTCCAGGGGCGGCCGCTTCGACGACCGCAGGCGCAAAAAATACCGCTCTCGTTCCCCCAGACGCGACCGCAGGTCACGATCCCGGAGCAGAAGGCGCTACAGGCGCTGACTTAgccctttttaattttttaccCCTATTCGCTTAGGCTACTCACACATAATTAATCcataatttatatctattaCATCTACAGTAAACACAGCAATTACGGACgagtatatattatattttacgtGCTTTTGTTCCCACAGCACATAGCTCCCACACCACCACCCCAAACGTGCAAATTCTGCCTCAAACACGTACACATTgctgataaaaatacattaaatcaCACATGCTTGTGTTTAAACGActttttaatgtgtttCGGTATTTTGTGTTTCCTGCGCTCTCTGTTCATCTCCTTTACCATTTTCTTCCAGTCCTTCGCTGGAATTCCTTCAGGTATTTTTCCGTCAAATCTAACACTTTCCTTTGATCCACTTACGTCTGCTGAGGAATTTGGTCTCTCTCCACCAAAATCGTCTTCATCATAGCTATCATCACCATCTTCATCATAGCATTCATCAGCATCTTCGCCATCTCTATCATTACCATCTTCATCTAATGAATCGGCATCAGCATCAGCTCGGGATTCTTCTGTTTCTACATCTGAATACGCTTCCATTTCATTAACGTCACTTTCTTCTCCGTCTGTCTTCGTTTCTACCATCTTCTTTCTggttattttaatttctgGTAAACTTTTTTCTCTTTCCAGCCTATCCAATACATCCACTGTCAGTCCTGAGATGTTAATCAGTTTCAATGAATTCCACGTAGCTTCGTGTGATATAAAGTTCCTAGTTTCGTACTTTTCTGATACGAATATTGAAGGGTTCCTTTCATTCAACAGCTTCTCCACGTACCTACACAGCCCGTTGTAGTACCTTCTTTTCTTAATTATCGTCTCCTTCAAGTGTTCAAATTTAGCGTTTTTGGACGTAAACACCATCTTATTCACATACCAAtccacttcttcttcttctttcaaTTCATTCGTGTTCAACTTTTCAATTTCCATTTCAATTTCCCGGTTTACATTTGCGTTCATGTCCACTTCCATGTCCATTGtaatgaaattaaaaagttgGTATGACGTCAGCATGttgaatttaatttcttcATCAACTTCCATTTTCGTAGCCTTCGCTTCACCAACTCCTACTTCAACAATCTCAGGATCATCAGCCTCTTCACCGTGGCTGTTTCCTTTGTCTCCGTGCGtttcatttatttgtgtGGTATCTTCcgcttcatcttcctctttgTTTTCTCCATCTTTAGGCATGTGATTTGCTATGTGACATTGTATTGTTGTGAAAAATGTGGTTATATTTTCGCAGTCCCTCTTCAAAAAGTACATGGCGTTGGGGTGATCGTTCTCAACCGCCTGGGACACGTCAATAACTATAACCTTCGAGTCGGTGTATAGCAGGTTATACTCTGAAAAATCTGCGTGAATTAGCTTCGGCTCCTGGTACAATATTCTCATTATCGATATGACCTGCGCGTATATCGACATCCACTCCTCCAGAGGCAGTGAGCCCAGGTCCTTCAGTTTAGAGGCCACCAGTCCTTCCGAGTCCTGGACGAGTTCCATTATCAGTATGTGATCCTTCAGTGCGATTGGGGCTGGACAGCACAGTCCTGATAGTGAGATCCTTCTGAGGTTCCTGAACTCCTTTTCTGCCCACTGGCTAACCATCTTCCTTGGGTTCTTAGTGCCCACGTAGGACCTTCTGAACCTAAATTCTCCCTCAATGTACCTCGACCTatctttaaatattagaatCGATGTTTTATACACTTTAATTGCTATTCTGTGCTTCTGAGATAGGAGTGTTCCTTCTGCTTCGTATACGTTCGCCTCCTTTCCTGTGCTGATAACCCCGTatataaaatcaaaaattcCGCGTCCGTGCAATCTTTTGAGTCGCACATACGTCCTTTTATCCAAAACCTGCTGTACAGTAACCCTTTTATCCTTGGTTAGGCCCTTTTCAATGTTATTCTTCTTATATATTATGCTATTCCTAGCTAACCTGGATTCATCGTTAGGAGCCTTTTTGAAGAATAATACACTACTTGTATTTTCTTCGGTTTCAGTACCTGATTCGGGTTCTGGTTCATGTTCAGATTCTGAAAAAACAATGGAATCTGTATAACTCATTCCTCCACCAAAAAAGGCACAATAAGAGTATTTTGTGCTATATTTACAATCAATCTAAGtataacatataaacaattatagatatgaaaaatataaaccataaacatatataaaggAATTTTTGGGTGGCATCACAAAAAAATGATAGTGGTGGTCCAATAATGAGTGAATGGCCAGTaatatactttttaaacacaattcatcttattttttaacaagttttaatttatatttgtctCATTCTGAgcaaattatttttgttttgaGATTCTTATTAGAGtttcaattaaattataatttatgttgtCAGAAAATTCACAATCATACATTTAtcttgtttaaaaataataaatatacatagaAACCGCCATTAAAATATCATTTAATAacttatatacacatttaaccaCATGTAAAAGGATTTATATAAAGAAACATGTTTGGAGCGAACATATTGAACCAGAAGAACAGAAGCCAGGATGCGGAAATATCGGAAAATAGATCTGAGTCGAGCGATGACCAGCAGAGCGAGGTACAGTGACATAAATCTCTTATTAAACCAATAATTTACGCAGATGACCTGGATTGAATGGTACTGTAGCCTTAAAGGGAACCAGTATTACATACAAATCGACGAGTCGTTTATAAGAGATGAGTTTAACCTAGTGGGTAAGTCTAGTAAGTTAATAAAGAACGTTAGGACTTCAGTACCAAGTATCATACTACAACAACGCGCTTCAGCTGATACTGGACAACTACGATAATGAGTTCTATGACGACGATAACGAGTACGAAAGCGGCTCGGACAAGGGTAAACAGCATCTGATCAACAGTTCAGCGCAACTGTTGTACGGATTGATACATAGCAgatttataataacaacGAAGGGGATGCAGCTGATGATGGAAAAGTACAAGGAGAAGGTGTTTGGGTTCTGCCCAAACTTCAGCTGTGAAAACGCAACAGTGCTCCCAATAGGATTGGTAGATACACCAGCACATCATACGGCAAAAATATTCTGCCCATCGTGCAACGTAGGAATGTTATAACAGCATCTATTAGATAGTTACAAGTACCCGTAGATAACAGCCAATATAACTAAAGTTGGCAGAAATAATAGCATTTAGCTTTAATAAGTTAatttacatacacattaatgttattagGAAACGTATCATCCTCCCAAAACGAGTAGACTTGGCCTGATAGATGGAGCGTACTTTGGAACAACGTTCGCACATTTATTTCTAATGGTCAACGAGGCAGTGGTAGGTGCTAAGATGAAATAAAACGGAGTAGATACCTAGAGGACCATCATACTACTACGTTCCCAAGGTGTACGGATATAGAATAAGCCCCTACGTTAAGAAGAATTCAAAGTACGTGCACAGagttataatattaatttgcAGCTCAACTGAACTTTACGAATCGtaacttcattttaaattaaagaGTATCGAACTTAGTAATTTTTTACCTTCTATATCTACATCCTCAAAGTAGCTGTTTATAGTCCTAATAATGGCGTCGGCGGGAATTGACTCCAAGTCTATCTTGTCGGAACCGCTCCCAGGTTT from Theileria orientalis strain Shintoku DNA, chromosome 1, complete genome encodes the following:
- a CDS encoding protein kinase, with the protein product MSYTDSIVFSESEHEPEPESGTETEENTSSVLFFKKAPNDESRLARNSIIYKKNNIEKGLTKDKRVTVQQVLDKRTYVRLKRLHGRGIFDFIYGVISTGKEANVYEAEGTLLSQKHRIAIKVYKTSILIFKDRSRYIEGEFRFRRSYVGTKNPRKMVSQWAEKEFRNLRRISLSGLCCPAPIALKDHILIMELVQDSEGLVASKLKDLGSLPLEEWMSIYAQVISIMRILYQEPKLIHADFSEYNLLYTDSKVIVIDVSQAVENDHPNAMYFLKRDCENITTFFTTIQCHIANHMPKDGENKEEDEAEDTTQINETHGDKGNSHGEEADDPEIVEVGVGEAKATKMEVDEEIKFNMLTSYQLFNFITMDMEVDMNANVNREIEMEIEKLNTNELKEEEEVDWYVNKMVFTSKNAKFEHLKETIIKKRRYYNGLCRYVEKLLNERNPSIFVSEKYETRNFISHEATWNSLKLINISGLTVDVLDRLEREKSLPEIKITRKKMVETKTDGEESDVNEMEAFDGKIPEGIPAKDWKKMVKEMNRERRKHKIPKHIKKSFKHKHVQNLHVWGGGVGAMCCGNKST
- a CDS encoding uncharacterized protein (RNA recognition motif, RNP-1 domain containing protein), translating into MVEAEDATSDTNLKDNNHSINSNYTNAYNSSVKSSNPGSGNHDPASLLSENDYESNKIFAGGLCRTTTAEQLRSYFESFGKVTETEVVKDKITGRSRGFGFVTFASNDSVQRVLSQEHTVNDVQVEVKLAVRKEKSKILAPKYDQTKRIFVGGIAENVTESYFKDYFGRYGQISSHNFLMDKRTNKPRGYGFVIYENVDDAEKSIGQHPSLGKFCEAKFAQPKADDKFQTNFQNFDYSAYYYAQANLLYSQYLSQMYNGYGSDALSAKHSSDRPSEDSGGRRRRSRGSSLESRGGRFDDRRRKKYRSRSPRRDRRSRSRSRRRYRR
- a CDS encoding proteasome subunit beta type — protein: MMEETSVIENSDVLTSSGNATDFLRRGFKMYPIKEVNMLNKYMAQHTQNPNNFHKGTTTLGFVFDHGVILAVDSRASMGPIVSTQNVSKVIEINSYLLGTMAGGAADCSYWERHLAKLCRLHELRNQSRISVGAASQILANIFYYFKGYGLSAGTMIAGYDLNGPGLYYVSNDGERMKGRLFSVGSGSMFAYGVIDEGYRSNMTLQEAVELGSRAIYQAAHRDGYSGGVVNLYHVHKDGWTKLIDRKDVNEIHYHYAQVKGMPGDAM
- a CDS encoding casein kinase II subunit beta codes for the protein MFGANILNQKNRSQDAEISENRSESSDDQQSEMTWIEWYCSLKGNQYYIQIDESFIRDEFNLVGLQYQVSYYNNALQLILDNYDNEFYDDDNEYESGSDKGKQHLINSSAQLLYGLIHSRFIITTKGMQLMMEKYKEKVFGFCPNFSCENATVLPIGLVDTPAHHTAKIFCPSCNETYHPPKTSRLGLIDGAYFGTTFAHLFLMVNEAVVGAKMK
- a CDS encoding Rab GTPase; translation: MSYYKYLFKYIIIGDTGVGKSCLLLRFTDKRFKPDHDLTIGVEFGTRFITVQGEQIKLQIWDTAGQESFRSITRSYYRGAAGALLVFDISRRSTFDHLTKWLEEVRDHGSPTMTIILIGNKTDVATREVEYHEGKQFAEQNDLIYMETSAKGDYNVEAAFLTTAEMIYENVKNGLFDIESGVQGVKRGPITISQRRPVPFRDGAGSFNIHCCPNR